In the Salarias fasciatus chromosome 13, fSalaFa1.1, whole genome shotgun sequence genome, one interval contains:
- the LOC115398888 gene encoding gamma-aminobutyric acid receptor subunit pi: MKGYNKYLRPFFDNGPVTVGMSLDIASIDTISEINMDYTATIFLRQRWTDERLVFEGNKSLSLDGRLVELLWVPDTFIVDSKKSFLHDITVENRLIRIFPNGTVLYALRITTTVACNMDLTKYPMDKQTCTLQLESWGYNINDVMFYWTRGNESVSGLDSLQLAQYTVEDYYTSVSEAIYETGHYPRLVFHFELKRSILYFILETYVPSSLLVVLSWVSFWISLSSVPARICIGVTTVLTMTTLMMGARTSLPNANCFIKAIDVYLGICFSFIFGALIEYAVAHFCTLTHGETHVLMYGHQMHDFDDEINGIVTTISTHSRAKRRKEPAAAPAPAPASTELTVSPSSPSGSEPKPEAAPPEPTNWCLTVLATLRKILRSISCCHVENPHHIDNYSRVTFPLSFVMVNLLYWTYYLYF; the protein is encoded by the exons ATGAAAGGATACAACAAGTACCTCAGGCCTTTCTTTGACA ACGGCCCTGTGACGGTGGGCATGAGCCTGGACATCGCCAGCATTGACACCATTTCTGAGATCAACATG GACTACACAGCCACCATATTCCTCCGCCAGCGTTGGACGGACGAGCGCTTGGTGTTCGAGGGCAACAAGAGCCTGAGCCTGGACGGCCGGTTAGTGGAGCTCCTTTGGGTCCCCGACACCTTCATCGTCGACTCCAAGAAGTCCTTCCTGCACGACATCACGGTGGAGAACAGGCTGATCCGCATCTTCCCCAACGGTACCGTCCTTTACGCGCTGAG GATTACTACCACTGTGGCTTGCAACATGGATCTGACCAAGTATCCCATGGACAAGCAGACCTGCACACTACAACTGGAGAGCT gggGCTACAACATCAACGACGTCATGTTTTACTGGACCAGAGGGAATGAGTCCGTCAGTGGGTTAGACTCTCTGCAGCTGGCTCAGTACACGGTGGAAGACTACTACACATCTGTTTCAGAGGCCATCTACGAAACTG GTCATTACCCCAGGCTGGTTTTCCACTTCGAGCTGAAGCGAAGCATTCTGTACTTCATCCTGGAGACTTACGTCCCTTCCAGCTTGTTGGTGGTTCTCTCTTGGGTTTCCTTCTGgatctctctgtcctctgtcccagCACGGATCTGTATTG GAGTGACCACGGTATTGACCATGACTACTCTGATGATGGGCGCTCGGACGTCCTTGCCCAACGCCAACTGCTTCATCAAGGCCATCGACGTCTACTTGGGAATCTGCTTTAGCTTTATCTTTGGAGCGCTCATCGAATACGCCGTGGCCCACTTTTGCACCCTCACTCACGGTGAAACACACGTGCTCATG TACGGCCACCAAATGCACGACTTCGACGACGAGATCAACGGCATCGTCACCACCATCTCCACCCACTCCAGGGCCAAGAGGCGCAAGGAACCCGCTGCCGCTcccgccccggccccggcctccACAGAACTCACTGTCAGCCCGTCCAGCCCCTCGGGCAGCGAGCCCAAGCCCGAGGCGGCGCCTCCGGAGCCCACCAACTGGTGCCTCACCGTTCTGGCCACCCTCCGCAAAATCCTCCGCTCCATAAGCTGCTGTCATGTGGAGAACCCCCACCACATAGACAACTACTCCAGAGTCACCTTCCCCCTGTCGTTCGTCATGGTCAACCTACTCTACTGGACATATTACCTGTACTTTTAG